A genomic window from Bremerella cremea includes:
- a CDS encoding glycosyltransferase, translated as MTRTKKRILVALYHSYVDTSSGAAISLRDLMEALASRDTEVRVLCGPRLDFEGAKTNEELLREQGIPFKTYRASHQGEGFRLCMFRTGGIEGGIWIPKHPQADPNHAVGEAWLSSYRDLVANWKPDMVITYGGFWMFQPMMDIAHQHGAKTVFFLCNCAYTNGKMFEKVDCTIVQSNFHAEWCRRTLGIEGVPLYPLIPPERYLCSDKREPKYLTFVNPQPAKGLFIFAKIAEVLQRKRPDIPLLVVEGRAKGHLLAQAGVRLSSHNLFRMANTPDPRDYLRVTKVMLVPSVVQETFGRVAAEAMINGIPVVASNCGALPEVVGDSGRLVDLTTRLMNSTSVMLKDEEIAPWIEAIEQLWDDVDSDVSSRCVSQSKRWSMESTLHEFENVWNHA; from the coding sequence ATGACTCGCACCAAGAAACGTATCCTGGTCGCCCTCTATCATTCCTACGTCGACACTTCTAGTGGGGCGGCGATTTCTCTTAGGGATTTGATGGAAGCTTTGGCAAGTCGTGATACGGAGGTTCGTGTGCTCTGTGGCCCTCGACTCGACTTCGAGGGGGCGAAGACCAATGAAGAGTTGCTCCGAGAACAAGGGATTCCGTTCAAAACGTATCGTGCGTCGCATCAAGGTGAAGGCTTTCGATTATGCATGTTTCGAACGGGAGGAATCGAAGGAGGGATTTGGATTCCGAAACATCCCCAGGCAGACCCAAATCACGCCGTTGGGGAGGCTTGGCTTAGTTCGTACCGTGATCTGGTAGCGAACTGGAAGCCAGACATGGTGATTACGTATGGTGGCTTCTGGATGTTTCAGCCAATGATGGACATTGCTCACCAGCACGGAGCCAAAACGGTCTTCTTTCTGTGCAACTGCGCTTACACCAATGGTAAGATGTTCGAGAAGGTGGATTGCACGATTGTTCAATCGAACTTTCATGCCGAATGGTGCCGAAGAACATTGGGAATTGAGGGAGTTCCTTTGTACCCCTTGATTCCGCCAGAGCGTTATCTTTGCAGCGATAAGCGTGAGCCCAAATATCTCACCTTCGTCAATCCACAGCCAGCCAAAGGGCTTTTTATTTTTGCCAAGATCGCGGAAGTGTTGCAGCGAAAACGGCCAGATATTCCTTTGCTGGTTGTTGAGGGGCGAGCCAAGGGACACCTGTTGGCTCAGGCTGGTGTTCGGCTATCTTCCCACAACCTCTTCCGTATGGCGAATACGCCCGACCCCCGCGATTACTTACGAGTTACGAAAGTGATGTTAGTTCCATCCGTGGTGCAGGAGACGTTCGGTCGTGTGGCCGCCGAGGCGATGATAAATGGAATACCCGTTGTGGCAAGCAATTGCGGGGCTTTACCCGAGGTGGTCGGCGACTCAGGCAGGCTCGTTGATCTGACTACTCGATTGATGAATTCAACATCAGTAATGCTGAAGGATGAGGAAATTGCTCCTTGGATTGAGGCAATTGAACAGCTTTGGGATGATGTCGATTCAGATGTCTCAAGCCGGTGTGTTTCTCAATCGAAACGATGGTCGATGGAGTCGACACTGCATGAGTTTGAAAATGTCTGGAATCATGCGTAA
- the trfA gene encoding plasmid replication initiator TrfA: MNSSADLRSPLLPDRHPTPDFFVCDIFDASPRGDMASMEHPVFSLSTKPDHRVRRYENGCNYLEIKPSADGLATVHDRDILIYCISQLMASWNEGKPISQVVRFKAHDLLKATNRMTNGQAYLGLKAALERLSGTRISTNILAGGQEEFETFGLIERAKIVRETRDGRMQDVEIKLSDWVYAAIEHKEVLTLSRNYFRLRKPLERRAYEIARKHCGRQSQWRISLEKLQLKCGSSSTLKEFRRLIKAIVDEDRKFNHMPDYLISLEGDMVIFANRGTVPDSISNGEEIVIPPLKPETYVIAKQAAPGWDVYLLEQEWRGWITEPPQYPDAAFVGFCRKVVEKRGSL; encoded by the coding sequence GTGAATTCTTCCGCCGATCTCCGTTCTCCTCTTCTTCCTGACCGCCATCCGACGCCGGACTTCTTCGTCTGCGACATATTTGACGCTTCCCCTCGCGGTGACATGGCCAGCATGGAGCATCCCGTGTTTTCGCTCTCCACAAAACCCGATCACCGGGTTCGCCGTTACGAAAACGGGTGCAACTATCTTGAAATCAAGCCGTCCGCCGATGGTCTAGCGACGGTTCACGATCGCGACATTCTCATCTACTGCATCTCGCAACTGATGGCATCATGGAACGAAGGGAAGCCGATCTCGCAGGTAGTTCGCTTCAAAGCTCATGACTTACTTAAGGCAACGAATCGCATGACGAACGGGCAAGCCTACTTGGGCCTCAAGGCTGCCCTAGAACGTCTATCGGGAACGCGGATCAGCACCAACATCCTAGCGGGCGGCCAAGAAGAATTTGAAACGTTTGGGTTGATCGAACGTGCCAAGATCGTGCGGGAAACCCGCGACGGCAGAATGCAGGACGTCGAAATTAAACTCTCCGATTGGGTCTACGCCGCGATTGAACACAAGGAAGTTCTCACGCTCAGTCGGAATTACTTTCGCCTGCGAAAACCACTCGAACGTCGGGCGTATGAAATCGCCCGCAAGCATTGCGGTCGACAAAGCCAGTGGCGAATTTCACTGGAGAAACTGCAGCTCAAATGTGGTTCCAGTTCTACGTTGAAGGAGTTTAGACGCCTGATCAAGGCCATTGTGGACGAGGACCGAAAATTCAATCACATGCCTGACTACTTAATTTCCCTGGAAGGGGACATGGTCATCTTTGCGAATCGGGGGACAGTGCCTGATTCGATCTCAAATGGAGAGGAGATCGTCATTCCGCCACTGAAACCCGAAACCTATGTAATTGCAAAACAAGCCGCTCCGGGCTGGGATGTTTATCTCTTGGAGCAAGAATGGCGAGGGTGGATCACCGAGCCGCCGCAATATCCCGATGCGGCCTTTGTGGGGTTTTGCCGGAAGGTTGTTGAAAAGCGTGGATCTCTCTGA
- a CDS encoding recombinase family protein, with the protein MKTAVYVRVSTVGQNEAGQSREIQRWLKGNGITDVEWYTDKQTGDNLDRPGFEKLQADIFAGRIGSVVVWRLDRLSRKLRDGLDVLCQWTDKGIRVVSVTQQIDLTGTVGKMMAAVLLGVAEMEQETRRERQAAGIEAAKQKGVYKGRKPGATKASPAKVAELRGRGWSDAEIAQHLEVSRQTVWRYGKRAG; encoded by the coding sequence ATGAAGACGGCTGTTTACGTTCGGGTGTCGACAGTCGGACAGAACGAAGCTGGCCAAAGTCGTGAGATTCAGCGATGGCTAAAAGGAAACGGAATCACCGATGTCGAGTGGTATACCGACAAGCAGACCGGTGATAACCTGGACCGTCCAGGCTTTGAGAAGCTTCAAGCCGACATCTTCGCGGGGCGTATCGGGTCCGTGGTCGTTTGGCGTCTTGATCGTCTTTCACGCAAGCTTAGAGACGGCCTGGACGTGCTCTGTCAATGGACGGACAAAGGTATTAGGGTCGTCAGCGTGACCCAGCAAATCGACCTTACAGGCACCGTGGGTAAGATGATGGCGGCCGTGCTGCTTGGCGTGGCTGAGATGGAGCAAGAGACACGCAGAGAGCGTCAGGCGGCTGGTATCGAGGCAGCCAAGCAGAAAGGCGTCTACAAAGGTCGGAAGCCAGGGGCAACGAAGGCAAGCCCTGCCAAGGTTGCAGAGCTTCGCGGCCGTGGATGGTCCGATGCCGAGATTGCTCAGCATCTCGAAGTCAGCCGTCAAACCGTGTGGCGATACGGGAAGCGGGCGGGCTGA
- a CDS encoding tyrosine-type recombinase/integrase has translation MSQNREPKPFFRKSKNAWYLQLGTRQISLGRDKKEAWTRYHKIMADNQPLRETATIEMLFERFLDWVQENRKPGTYDKNQRHLSSFAKFIGKRTKISAVRGSDLSEWVEQEKTWNSTSRNDAITSVIRCFNWAVGKNFLAVNPVSQVPNKPRRLRRETVLSTDEWQGMLAHVKDEPFKDYLTLLWETGCRPLEARRAEARHLDLEAGLIVFPPSEAKGERHERVIYLTPKALEICRRWAKRFPEGPIMRNTNGRPWTKDAINCRFTRLKKKLGKRVFAYAIRHSYATQGLIDGVDSVTLSLLMGHADVSTLAKNYAHLSKNQQFLKKQAERVRKTA, from the coding sequence ATGTCCCAAAACCGTGAACCGAAACCGTTCTTCCGTAAATCAAAAAACGCCTGGTATCTTCAACTGGGCACCAGGCAGATTAGTCTCGGGCGAGATAAGAAAGAAGCCTGGACGCGGTACCATAAGATCATGGCGGATAATCAACCGCTTCGCGAGACCGCCACAATTGAAATGCTCTTCGAGCGGTTCCTGGATTGGGTTCAGGAGAACCGCAAGCCTGGGACCTACGACAAGAATCAAAGGCATCTATCGAGCTTTGCCAAGTTCATCGGCAAACGCACCAAGATCTCGGCCGTTCGAGGTTCTGATCTATCCGAGTGGGTGGAACAGGAAAAAACATGGAACTCGACCAGCCGCAATGACGCCATTACGTCGGTCATACGTTGTTTCAATTGGGCCGTTGGTAAGAATTTCCTAGCCGTGAATCCCGTCTCGCAGGTGCCCAACAAGCCACGTAGGCTTCGTCGCGAAACGGTTCTTTCGACGGATGAATGGCAAGGGATGCTGGCTCATGTGAAAGACGAGCCGTTTAAGGACTACCTTACGCTGCTCTGGGAAACTGGCTGCCGACCACTGGAAGCCCGGCGAGCCGAAGCTCGGCATCTCGATCTAGAGGCAGGTTTGATCGTCTTTCCCCCTTCGGAAGCCAAGGGAGAGCGGCACGAGCGTGTCATCTACCTGACACCGAAAGCCCTGGAGATTTGCCGCCGCTGGGCAAAACGTTTCCCCGAGGGGCCGATCATGCGGAATACGAACGGTAGGCCCTGGACCAAAGACGCGATCAATTGCCGCTTCACGCGTCTCAAGAAGAAACTTGGCAAACGGGTCTTCGCGTACGCCATCCGTCACAGCTATGCCACTCAAGGACTGATCGATGGCGTAGACTCCGTGACCCTTTCGCTGCTTATGGGGCATGCAGACGTTAGCACCCTTGCTAAGAACTACGCCCACCTCTCGAAGAATCAGCAGTTCCTCAAGAAGCAGGCGGAGCGAGTTCGGAAAACGGCCTAG
- a CDS encoding restriction endonuclease fold toxin: MAGFVTFVGYAGWRMQRRKRNRQWQPFSLRWEREESNDKKLKPKKLVMEKLNDTNELPSVGVSCVATSANHAKALASEPPVPPLRSVGGEFWGWIWLALCLSVASVFAYTGLQPSSSGLPTAVASSNTEPTSTSSTIAIEKIRVGNRIAGAFTSAEMVGQTEVNPATWKLLRLRSEMHWEDGTLDVVNVETLQSPEWIETFQAQVGSNVPIPLDLVEMGLPEDLMATVREIEPCPPITKGPGRVVLTTVDHLNNDVHELTLVTPEGVTESVRPTGFHKVYRATDDRWVSVCELREGDELQGPNGPLWVQSLTKVPGVHRVYNMTVEGEHVYRVSTLGALVHNTCPPGDGADVPNDGLGKLVKVDSPDPAADALAKRLGGESRVKFSNGPDNEFDAVSDLYVAQSKPANFVINKKFRDQAKATFETAIQSGRKPYFHFEGPPHRDVLRKLEEYGKRYGVDPVIDITPL; encoded by the coding sequence ATGGCTGGCTTCGTCACGTTTGTTGGTTATGCTGGCTGGCGAATGCAGCGGCGAAAACGAAATCGACAATGGCAACCTTTCTCACTACGGTGGGAACGAGAAGAGTCCAACGATAAGAAACTGAAGCCGAAGAAACTTGTGATGGAAAAACTCAACGACACAAACGAGCTGCCCTCTGTCGGAGTCTCGTGTGTAGCGACCTCTGCTAATCACGCGAAAGCGTTGGCTTCCGAGCCGCCCGTTCCACCGCTTCGTAGCGTGGGTGGTGAATTTTGGGGTTGGATCTGGTTGGCCCTCTGCTTATCGGTCGCCTCCGTCTTTGCTTATACGGGGCTCCAGCCATCTTCCAGTGGTTTACCAACGGCGGTCGCTTCCTCGAATACGGAGCCAACTTCGACATCGTCGACCATCGCAATTGAAAAGATTCGCGTAGGGAATCGAATTGCAGGGGCGTTCACCTCCGCAGAAATGGTGGGGCAAACCGAAGTCAATCCTGCCACCTGGAAACTGCTGCGATTGCGTTCCGAGATGCACTGGGAAGACGGTACGCTGGATGTCGTCAACGTCGAAACTTTGCAGTCCCCGGAATGGATCGAAACGTTCCAGGCTCAAGTCGGCAGCAACGTTCCCATACCGCTCGATCTGGTGGAAATGGGGCTACCGGAAGACTTGATGGCTACGGTTCGTGAGATCGAACCTTGCCCGCCCATTACCAAGGGGCCTGGTCGGGTAGTGCTGACTACCGTCGATCATTTGAATAACGACGTCCACGAACTGACGCTCGTCACACCAGAAGGCGTGACGGAATCGGTTCGCCCGACCGGCTTTCACAAAGTCTACCGAGCTACCGATGATCGCTGGGTTTCCGTATGTGAACTTCGCGAAGGGGATGAACTGCAAGGCCCCAATGGCCCGCTATGGGTGCAATCCCTCACTAAAGTTCCGGGTGTCCACCGCGTCTACAACATGACCGTGGAAGGGGAGCATGTTTATCGTGTTTCAACTCTTGGGGCTTTGGTGCATAATACTTGTCCTCCGGGAGATGGAGCAGATGTCCCAAACGATGGACTCGGCAAGCTCGTCAAGGTTGATAGTCCCGACCCTGCGGCCGATGCGCTGGCCAAACGATTGGGAGGTGAGTCACGAGTAAAGTTTTCTAACGGCCCAGACAATGAGTTCGATGCCGTCAGTGATCTCTATGTTGCTCAATCGAAGCCAGCGAACTTCGTGATAAACAAGAAGTTTCGAGATCAGGCAAAAGCAACTTTTGAGACGGCCATTCAGAGTGGGCGAAAACCGTACTTTCACTTTGAAGGTCCTCCGCACCGAGATGTCTTGCGGAAGCTCGAAGAGTATGGCAAACGGTACGGAGTTGATCCTGTCATCGACATTACACCCCTTTGA
- a CDS encoding Imm7 family immunity protein produces the protein MYEYHLWIELSESTEESDCGQLDSKVESLRAIVRDKLNCKPNDCIVHVNYSKVFQCSGGANHRGTDHDKLLDVLQRLVELLPGSHGLVYWSDDECTGNAVFDGYKVLVVARGEVHERLDPFLSPRKPVVED, from the coding sequence ATGTACGAGTACCATCTTTGGATTGAACTCAGCGAATCAACGGAAGAATCTGATTGTGGGCAGCTTGACTCAAAGGTCGAATCGCTGAGAGCAATTGTACGTGACAAGTTAAACTGCAAGCCCAATGACTGCATTGTCCATGTGAACTACTCCAAGGTCTTTCAGTGTTCAGGAGGTGCTAATCATCGAGGAACGGATCACGATAAGTTGTTAGACGTGCTGCAACGTTTGGTTGAACTTCTTCCGGGGAGTCATGGTCTCGTATATTGGTCAGATGATGAATGCACCGGAAATGCTGTCTTTGATGGGTACAAGGTACTCGTAGTGGCAAGGGGCGAAGTACACGAGAGGTTAGACCCGTTTCTCTCCCCAAGAAAACCAGTTGTCGAAGACTGA
- a CDS encoding primase-helicase family protein: MKNPPQTLGEVVQKFSHIEVTEDISLDTPVSVEDGRIYCIAYPGDCWRRSQERFFAPVSVDLHCASIVERLKQTSTGNAYQGDVEAIESTIRRLGYSFDIEAVLRSRKLELFECKHRIFVRCRRHEDDGKLAWSSPHPEKHWEKFVCPVPYQPPLTISTSTLEDIVRVVEFGEKSVPMVKTTRPSGDHWSYQTTGNATRVLMHALHCRRTDAESLYGGLITRPWEAVCQPFGPEYPGGRKWNLNAINWAFDLERCEDWKAECEYWHAVLSHIGADLEPHCREHGFENGCNYVFFLLASIVQQPFEPTPYLFLSGPENSGKSTLHEGFELLVNRGVVKADRALTSQSDFNGEVADALLCVVEETDVARVRGAYNKIKELVTARRISIRKMRTDSYMVDNMTHWIQCANESHACPMFASSTRIQPIYVPRPQQDVPKQQLMKHLKQEGPKFAYALANATLPKQNGRLALPIIDTPTRQRLIDINRPEWVTAIPYLLEDNDEWTGTANDFEKEMIEKHLTHELPRTMRKIKSGLASNSDFLGAHFIDFEIHKHGNHAQRLTLRRTI; encoded by the coding sequence ATGAAAAACCCACCTCAAACCCTGGGCGAAGTGGTCCAGAAATTCTCCCACATTGAAGTCACAGAAGACATTTCGCTCGATACCCCTGTCAGCGTGGAAGACGGACGCATCTATTGCATTGCCTACCCAGGTGATTGTTGGCGTCGATCGCAAGAACGATTCTTCGCGCCGGTCTCCGTCGACCTTCATTGTGCCTCAATTGTCGAGCGACTAAAGCAAACGTCAACTGGAAACGCATACCAGGGGGATGTCGAAGCGATTGAATCTACGATTCGACGCCTCGGTTACTCTTTTGACATCGAAGCTGTCCTTCGCTCTCGAAAGCTCGAACTCTTCGAGTGCAAGCACCGCATCTTTGTTCGTTGCCGTCGCCATGAAGACGATGGAAAACTTGCGTGGTCATCACCCCACCCCGAAAAGCATTGGGAGAAGTTTGTCTGTCCCGTACCGTATCAGCCACCTCTTACAATTAGTACCAGCACGCTCGAAGACATTGTTCGAGTCGTGGAGTTCGGTGAGAAGTCGGTACCCATGGTCAAAACAACACGGCCCTCGGGTGATCACTGGTCATACCAAACTACCGGCAACGCCACCCGAGTCCTTATGCACGCACTACACTGCCGTCGAACGGATGCAGAATCGCTTTATGGTGGGCTCATAACTCGCCCTTGGGAGGCCGTCTGCCAACCTTTCGGCCCTGAGTACCCTGGGGGGAGAAAATGGAACCTTAACGCCATCAATTGGGCGTTTGACCTAGAGCGATGCGAAGACTGGAAGGCCGAATGTGAGTACTGGCATGCTGTACTCTCCCACATCGGAGCGGACCTGGAACCACATTGTCGAGAACACGGATTTGAAAACGGTTGTAACTACGTGTTTTTCCTCCTGGCGTCAATCGTCCAGCAACCATTTGAGCCAACACCCTACCTGTTCCTCTCCGGACCTGAAAACTCCGGTAAGAGCACGCTCCACGAGGGATTCGAGTTGCTGGTCAATCGTGGTGTCGTGAAAGCGGACCGGGCACTTACTAGTCAGTCCGACTTCAACGGTGAGGTTGCCGACGCCCTGCTTTGCGTCGTCGAGGAGACGGACGTTGCACGTGTGCGTGGCGCGTACAACAAGATAAAAGAACTCGTCACCGCAAGGCGTATCTCGATTCGCAAAATGCGAACCGACTCTTATATGGTGGACAACATGACGCACTGGATTCAGTGCGCCAATGAAAGTCACGCTTGCCCGATGTTCGCATCTTCGACGCGAATTCAACCCATCTACGTGCCACGGCCACAACAAGACGTTCCAAAACAGCAACTAATGAAACACCTCAAGCAGGAGGGGCCCAAGTTCGCCTACGCCCTGGCAAATGCTACACTCCCTAAACAAAACGGGCGACTTGCCTTACCCATTATTGACACGCCGACACGCCAAAGGCTGATCGATATCAACCGCCCGGAGTGGGTCACGGCCATTCCGTATCTACTTGAAGACAACGACGAGTGGACCGGCACCGCGAACGACTTCGAAAAAGAAATGATCGAGAAGCATCTTACGCACGAACTGCCCCGTACCATGCGAAAGATCAAGTCGGGCCTTGCGTCCAACTCTGACTTTTTGGGGGCCCACTTCATCGATTTTGAGATTCACAAACACGGCAATCATGCCCAACGCCTGACGCTTCGCCGAACGATATAA
- a CDS encoding tyrosine-type recombinase/integrase — protein MAKRKPRPWLHKQSGNWKVQIHGKQINLGPDEDEAWDKYNTMTKVGTQNADLTCHDVFNRYLAFCEAKRAPATFSLAQRHLKRAAKFLGKFQRVAELTPEHMDAWVKHDYKDNSTTYASDAIGHVIAAINHCRLPNPLAKMEKPSRQVREFYLQPEEWPLLVDALSDDLFRDYVVFGLHTGARPQEIRLMEPRHYQPENDRIVFPKKEAKGKKRTRFIYLDEVAKEIVERNLPAHGPILLNRNGLAWNKDNVNCRFRRLKVKLSMPELVAYTLRHSFAVWKIMEGIEIPLVAALMGHVDSRMVEQRYGHVQANAEHMKKVIKTGSPLQQRIDPAA, from the coding sequence ATGGCAAAGCGGAAACCACGGCCGTGGCTCCACAAACAATCTGGTAACTGGAAAGTCCAGATACACGGCAAACAGATCAATCTCGGACCTGATGAAGATGAGGCCTGGGACAAGTACAACACCATGACGAAAGTGGGCACGCAGAATGCGGACCTCACTTGTCATGATGTGTTCAATAGATACTTGGCATTCTGCGAAGCGAAACGCGCGCCAGCTACGTTCTCTTTGGCGCAGCGACATCTTAAACGTGCCGCAAAGTTTCTTGGCAAGTTTCAACGTGTTGCCGAACTCACCCCGGAACATATGGATGCGTGGGTGAAGCATGATTACAAAGACAACAGCACCACCTACGCCAGTGATGCAATTGGTCACGTCATCGCGGCAATCAATCATTGCCGCTTGCCGAACCCTTTAGCCAAGATGGAAAAACCTAGCAGGCAGGTGCGAGAGTTCTACTTGCAGCCTGAGGAATGGCCACTGCTGGTCGACGCTCTTTCTGATGACTTGTTCCGGGATTATGTCGTCTTCGGACTCCATACCGGGGCACGACCGCAAGAGATACGACTCATGGAACCAAGACACTACCAACCTGAAAATGACCGAATTGTCTTCCCAAAGAAGGAGGCGAAGGGCAAGAAGCGGACACGATTCATCTACCTAGACGAAGTGGCCAAAGAAATCGTGGAACGCAACCTACCTGCGCACGGCCCTATCCTACTCAACCGAAACGGCCTCGCCTGGAACAAGGACAATGTGAATTGTCGGTTCCGTCGCTTGAAGGTGAAACTCAGCATGCCCGAACTTGTCGCCTATACCCTTCGCCACTCATTCGCGGTTTGGAAGATCATGGAAGGAATTGAGATTCCACTCGTTGCGGCCCTCATGGGGCACGTCGATAGTCGCATGGTTGAACAGCGCTATGGGCATGTCCAGGCAAACGCCGAGCACATGAAGAAGGTCATTAAGACAGGTAGTCCTTTGCAACAACGGATTGACCCTGCCGCTTGA
- a CDS encoding RNA 2'-phosphotransferase — MNSTVDLSKAVSHALRHEPWLYELELDSEGWTPVESLLSALRKERSEWSELCAADLAHMIAASSKRRHEMENNRIRAIYGHSVAGKLKKTPATPPDVLFHGTSPNVLPQILSAGLMPMKRQYVHLSTDEATALEVGRRKSKAPVILRVLAKEATANDVRFYEGNEKVWLADSVPPEFIEFESAG, encoded by the coding sequence ATGAATAGCACAGTTGATTTGAGCAAAGCGGTTTCCCACGCCCTTCGCCACGAGCCGTGGCTCTATGAATTGGAACTGGATAGTGAAGGATGGACGCCGGTTGAGTCGCTTCTTTCTGCCTTGAGAAAAGAGCGTTCAGAATGGAGCGAGTTATGTGCGGCTGATCTCGCTCACATGATCGCAGCCTCATCGAAGCGTCGTCACGAGATGGAGAACAACAGGATTCGTGCCATCTATGGACACTCCGTCGCTGGCAAGTTGAAGAAGACGCCAGCCACCCCACCCGACGTGTTGTTCCACGGAACCAGCCCCAACGTGCTTCCACAAATTCTGTCGGCAGGACTAATGCCAATGAAGCGGCAATACGTCCACCTTTCGACCGATGAAGCTACGGCCCTCGAAGTTGGCAGACGAAAGAGCAAGGCACCGGTGATTCTCCGAGTGCTGGCAAAGGAAGCCACAGCGAACGATGTCCGTTTCTATGAAGGCAATGAAAAGGTCTGGCTGGCCGATTCAGTTCCACCAGAGTTCATTGAATTTGAGTCGGCAGGCTAA
- a CDS encoding helix-turn-helix domain-containing protein has protein sequence MVSVKELANVLGVSSKTVYAMVEEDRIPCYRIGCGRGTLRFDVEEVKRSLKRQTPTKLESLQRTPRKHLL, from the coding sequence ATGGTCAGTGTGAAAGAATTGGCAAACGTTCTGGGCGTGAGTTCCAAAACAGTCTACGCGATGGTCGAAGAAGATCGCATTCCGTGCTATCGCATCGGCTGCGGTCGTGGGACACTACGATTTGATGTCGAGGAAGTAAAGCGATCGCTGAAGCGGCAGACACCAACCAAGTTGGAATCGCTCCAGCGAACGCCTCGCAAACACCTTCTCTAG
- a CDS encoding helix-turn-helix domain-containing protein: MSSTKQRPMTCGPSSVRQNVAAMEGLPDAVRACQIPTDGVSPAFVRNTLYVCLAYIQSGQAKSVSTCGPLTVKQAAAYLNVSPKTIYAACESKALRHLRIGEGRGTIRINKADLEDFKRQGQSVVAKDYLS, from the coding sequence ATGAGTTCAACGAAACAACGGCCGATGACTTGCGGTCCGTCATCTGTGAGGCAGAACGTGGCGGCAATGGAAGGCTTGCCCGATGCGGTAAGGGCATGCCAGATTCCCACAGACGGCGTCTCACCTGCATTTGTCCGGAACACGCTCTACGTGTGCTTGGCATACATTCAGTCAGGGCAGGCGAAGTCCGTGTCCACGTGTGGGCCGCTCACCGTGAAGCAAGCGGCTGCATATCTCAATGTCAGCCCGAAGACAATTTATGCCGCCTGCGAATCAAAAGCCCTTCGCCATTTGAGAATCGGCGAAGGGCGGGGCACGATCAGAATCAACAAGGCTGACCTTGAAGACTTCAAGCGGCAGGGTCAATCCGTTGTTGCAAAGGACTACCTGTCTTAA